Genomic DNA from Gemmatimonas sp. UBA7669:
AGACATTTTTCAGGACTAGACAATCCGTGCAGTTTCCGCCCCATCCGCGTCATCCGCGACAAGGCGGTTCAGCCCAGACTGCAGTCCTCTGCGTTCTCTGCGGTTCTCTGGTAGTTCTCTGCGTGAGCTGTTGACGGTCTCGCGGCCGCAGCACCGCCAATCGCCGCGCCCCGTCTTGGCAGCCAGTCAACAAAAAGCCTTGTCGCGGATGACGCGGATGGAGCGGAAACAACACGGATCGGAATCGGGAGATCATGAAGTCTCATCATTCTTGCGTTGATGTGTTCAATGAACCGAGGCCGCTGTACGAGGCAGCGTTCTGGGAACAGCTCACGCAAAGAAATGGAGCACGCAGAGGACGCAGAGGAGTAGCCCCAACATGTACTGCATTCTTATCCGTGCAGTTTCCGCCCCATCCGCGTCATCCGCGACAAGGCGGTTCAGCCCAGACTGCAGTCCTCTGCGTACTCTGCGGTTCTCTGGTAGTTCTCTGCGTGAGCTGTTAACGATGCAGCAGAAACACGACGGCCAGTCGCCGCGCCCCGAACCCGGAGCCAACCCTCAGTCCTGCTGCTGAAACCGCCAGCGCAACGCCGCAAACGCCTGCCGATCGAAGGCCGGCGTCCACAACGCCGGTCGCTGATTGAGCGCGTTGTTCACGCCAGCCGACAGCTCCCAGGTCCGCGAGAGTGCCTGACGGAACTGCAGGTCGACCGACAACATGGCCCCCTGCTCAGCCGTAATGCGCGGCGGCTCCGACCCGTCGAGCGAACCGGAACTCACCAGCGGCGCCGCGCCGGTGTAGCGGGCCGTCACATCGGTGGTCAACCCCTGACGAATGTCCCACAGGCGCGAAAGGCGCGCGCGCGCCGTGTGTGACGCCCGGCGACTGAGCGGCACATTGAACTCGAGGTCACGCGCCGAGAGATGATCATACCCAACCGACCACTCGGTGCCGGCCACCAAACCACGCAGTGTGACCTCCACACCCTGCGTGCGCGCCCGGGCAATGTTCACATTGGCAAAACTCTGCAGACCAGACGCCCCGATGCTCTGGAATCGGGTGTCGATGAGATCGTCGACCGACGTGTGATACCACTCCACGTCCACACCCAGTGCCGTGCTGGCCGCCCACGACGCCCCCACAGAGCGACTCCACGACGACTCCGGTCGCAGATTGGCATTGCCGATGATTTCGTAGCCACCCGACACGTTGGTGAACGTGTAGCGGATGTCCTTGAAACCCGGCGCGCGAAACCCACGCGCCAGATTGGCCTGCACCGACACCCGATCGCTGAGCTGCACCCGCGTGCCGAACGACGGATTGGTGGCCGCGCCCCACAGCGAGCCGTCCGTGTGCCGCACGCCCAGTGTCCAGTGGCTGCGGCCCAGCGAGAAGGCGTCGCGCACATACACTTCGCGCACACGGTCCGTCAGGCTGTCGCCGTCCACCTTGGCCGGCGCTGCCAGGGCGCGCGCACTGAACTGGAAGCCGGCATCGATGGTGTGACGGCCAAGCACACGGCTGTAGGCCAGCAGCGTACGCGACAGACGTTCGCGCTGCTCCAGCGAATCACCCGATCCGGCAACGGGCACCAACCCCTGCGCCTGCTTGTACTGGTAGGCGAAGCGCTGTGCGAAGGTGCGCGCACGCCACACACCACCCAAGCCGCGGTAGCTGCCCTCCACAAAGCCCTGCCCGCCGATATTGTCGATGAATCCGTTGAACAAGCCATCCACGGGCCATCGCTGCCGTTCCTGCGTGCCCTGCACGTCAACACGAAAGTTCAAACGTTCGCTCACCGCATACCGCAGATCGAGCCGACCATCGTACACACGATTGAGCGTGCTGCCGCTGGCATTCACACCCGTCACCTGATCCATCTGCCGCCAACCGGCGTTCACACGATAGCCGAATCGCCCTACCGTGTGACTCACGCCGGCATTGGCTTCCTGACGTCCCAACTCACCCATGCGCGCCGTGCCGTCCACCGTGAAGCGCTTGGTGGGCGCCGCCTGCACCAGATTGATCACGCCACCAATGGCGTCACTACCAAACTCCACGGCCGACGGGCCCTTGGTGACTTCAATGCGTTCGGCCGACAGTGTGCTCAGCCGGCCAATGTCACGGCTGTCCGTGAGCGTTCCCGGAATGGGCTCACCGTCCACCAGCACCAGCACGCGCGCATCGCTGAAGCCGCGAATGCTGATGCTCGTGCGCGCCGGTGGACTGGCGATCTCCTGCAAACCGGGTATCTGCCGCAGCAACTGATTGGCCGATACCGCAGCGGCGGCGTCGATGTCGCGCCGGTCAAGCACCGTGACCGTGCGCGGTGACTCGGCCGCACGAATGACACGCTGACCCACCGTGGTGGTAAACACCGGCAACACGGTGGGAAGCGGGTCGAGAGCAAGCAGCGTGTCTCGCACCGCTTCCCGCACAACGAACATCCGGAATCCCAGCGCGCGCACCGAGGCCGCGCGGCGATCAGCCGGCCAACGCAGCACACCCTCTGCATCACTGCGCGCGATCACCTGCCCCACGCTGTCACGCAGTTCGGCGCCGACAACAGGCGCGCGATCGGCTGCACTCACCACGCGCACCCGACCTGTCCCCTGCGCACGCAACGGCGCGCGGGTGGGCAACGCGAGCAGCAGCGTGCCGAGGCACAGCGCTGGAATTCCAGACACTCGCATCATCGGCTCAACGAATCCGGGCGTAGCGCAACGTGACGTAGCCCGACGCGCCCGTCTCATTGTAGTAGTTGATGAACTGCACCTTGTACGTGGCCTCGCCCGAGCGCACCAGATACGTGTTGAACGTGGGCGAGAGACGGTTGCCCGTGCCGGCAAGGTTGTAGAGGAAGGGAGCGATCTTGTCCGACGACGAGTTGGGAATGGGTCCCGACAGCGTGCTCAGGTACGGTACGTACTGCGCCGCATCCGACGCGCTGGTGGCCGCAGCGAACGTGGGAGAGGCCGGACCTGCCGAGGTGGCCACGTTGCAGGCCCCATTGGGCAGCAGCGTCAGCGCGGTGGTGGCCGGATTGAACTGGAAGTCCCAGTTGCAGCCGTTTGGCGTGACCTGCGAAGCCGTCACGAGGCTGATGTTCACCGGCGCCGTGGGCGACGTGATGGTGAAGGCCTGCGGCGCGCCGAGCGTGCTGCCCTGCTGCACCCGCACTTCGAAGGCAATCGATGCCACTTGCACCTGCGGCGTGAACGTCAGCGCTGTCACGCGGAACAATGCGTGGCCGCCGTTGGCCGTGCGCACCTTCCAATAGCGATTGGCATTGGCCGACGGCACGCCACCAAAGTTCAGGTAGCCCGTGGGATTGTTGTCCAGACGGTCACTCTTGAAGGCTGTATCGGCCGGAATCTGCGGCGCGCGAACGGCATCAAATGCGGCCAGTGTGGACGCCGGCGTCAGTGCCAGGAACTGCTCGTTGGTCAGGCCGCGGTTCTCGGCCACAGCGAAGGCGGTCACGTTGCGGCTCGACGCACCGGCAATGGCGGGGCTGTTCAGCCGCACCTCGAAACGCCGCACGGCGATATCCCAGGCGCCGCTAGCCGGAACCGAAGTTCCCGTGGCCAGACTCAAGTGCACCAGCGTATCGTTGCTGGTGGCATTGATCGGAGCCAGTGTCCGGATTTCGTTCAGCTGCAGTTCACCACCCGGCGTGCCTGGGCCGGTTGGGGTGGATTCGGACTCGCAGGCGCCGAGAAGGGCCAGACCGCCGAGCAGGGTCAGCTGCTGGGCGCGGCGGGAAACCGATCGATAGTTGAGAAGGGCTTTCATGCACGGGAAGCTAGAATCCCGAGCAATTTTGTTCCATACGTAATTCTACAGGGTCCCTACCCCGGAAAGCACGGCATGCCCACTACGCAGGTTTCCCCGCCGCCCTCCCGCCCGGTCACTCTCATTACGGGAGCCAGCGACGGCATCGGTGCAGCGCTCGCTCATCGGCTGGCCGGACGGCATGCGCTGGTCTTGGTGGCCCGACGCGCGGACAAGCTCCAGGCCGTAGCCAACGCCATCCGCGAAGCGCACGACACGCCGGTGGTCACGGTTGTCGCCGATGTCACCGTCCGCAGTCAGATGGACGACGCGGTGGACACCGCGCTCGCCGAGTTCTCTCGACTCGATGTACTCGTCAACAATGTCGGCCGCGGCATCACCCGCCTGCCGTCCGCGCTCACCGACGAAGACCTCGACGACATGATGCGCGTGAACGTGAAGAGTGCGCTCTATGGCATGCAGGCCGTGCTCCCACACTTTCGCCTCGTCGGGCGCGGCCACGTGGTGAACATCTCCTCCATGCTGGGGCGCATTCCCTCGGTGGTACCACGCGCGGCCTACAGTGCCGCCAAGCATTTTCTCGACAGCCTCACCATCAACTTCCGCGACGAGGTGCAGGCCGAGCACCCCGGCATCCAGTTCTCGCTGGTGTCTCCGGGGGTGGTGCACACGGAGTTTGGCAACAACGCCCTGCATGGCGGCGTGGACTCACGCCAGCTCCCCATGGCTCAGACGGCTGACGAGGTGGCCGCCGTCATTGCGCAGGTCATTGAGGATCGCCGACCCGATGTGTATTCGCGCACGGGCATGGCCGCGCGGGTTCGCGAGTATTACGCGGGCCTCGGGCAGGACCCCTGAGGCCTGCCCCGGCCGACGTGTCCCACAGCGGCGCTAGGGCACAGACTGCCCGCGCACGGCCGGATTGGACGGCGGCGTAAGCGACGCGTGCTGGTGC
This window encodes:
- a CDS encoding SDR family NAD(P)-dependent oxidoreductase, with protein sequence MPTTQVSPPPSRPVTLITGASDGIGAALAHRLAGRHALVLVARRADKLQAVANAIREAHDTPVVTVVADVTVRSQMDDAVDTALAEFSRLDVLVNNVGRGITRLPSALTDEDLDDMMRVNVKSALYGMQAVLPHFRLVGRGHVVNISSMLGRIPSVVPRAAYSAAKHFLDSLTINFRDEVQAEHPGIQFSLVSPGVVHTEFGNNALHGGVDSRQLPMAQTADEVAAVIAQVIEDRRPDVYSRTGMAARVREYYAGLGQDP
- a CDS encoding TonB-dependent receptor plug domain-containing protein; protein product: MSGIPALCLGTLLLALPTRAPLRAQGTGRVRVVSAADRAPVVGAELRDSVGQVIARSDAEGVLRWPADRRAASVRALGFRMFVVREAVRDTLLALDPLPTVLPVFTTTVGQRVIRAAESPRTVTVLDRRDIDAAAAVSANQLLRQIPGLQEIASPPARTSISIRGFSDARVLVLVDGEPIPGTLTDSRDIGRLSTLSAERIEVTKGPSAVEFGSDAIGGVINLVQAAPTKRFTVDGTARMGELGRQEANAGVSHTVGRFGYRVNAGWRQMDQVTGVNASGSTLNRVYDGRLDLRYAVSERLNFRVDVQGTQERQRWPVDGLFNGFIDNIGGQGFVEGSYRGLGGVWRARTFAQRFAYQYKQAQGLVPVAGSGDSLEQRERLSRTLLAYSRVLGRHTIDAGFQFSARALAAPAKVDGDSLTDRVREVYVRDAFSLGRSHWTLGVRHTDGSLWGAATNPSFGTRVQLSDRVSVQANLARGFRAPGFKDIRYTFTNVSGGYEIIGNANLRPESSWSRSVGASWAASTALGVDVEWYHTSVDDLIDTRFQSIGASGLQSFANVNIARARTQGVEVTLRGLVAGTEWSVGYDHLSARDLEFNVPLSRRASHTARARLSRLWDIRQGLTTDVTARYTGAAPLVSSGSLDGSEPPRITAEQGAMLSVDLQFRQALSRTWELSAGVNNALNQRPALWTPAFDRQAFAALRWRFQQQD
- a CDS encoding HmuY family protein is translated as MKALLNYRSVSRRAQQLTLLGGLALLGACESESTPTGPGTPGGELQLNEIRTLAPINATSNDTLVHLSLATGTSVPASGAWDIAVRRFEVRLNSPAIAGASSRNVTAFAVAENRGLTNEQFLALTPASTLAAFDAVRAPQIPADTAFKSDRLDNNPTGYLNFGGVPSANANRYWKVRTANGGHALFRVTALTFTPQVQVASIAFEVRVQQGSTLGAPQAFTITSPTAPVNISLVTASQVTPNGCNWDFQFNPATTALTLLPNGACNVATSAGPASPTFAAATSASDAAQYVPYLSTLSGPIPNSSSDKIAPFLYNLAGTGNRLSPTFNTYLVRSGEATYKVQFINYYNETGASGYVTLRYARIR